A window of Heliomicrobium undosum genomic DNA:
ACAAGGGATCAAAAGGCAAGGGGATCATCCGCATGTCCCTAGCTGGAGAAGAAGAGGTCGTCGTCGAGCCAACGGGCGGGCAGAGACAGTACTTGCGACGCAAGGCAGCCTGGCGGTGGCTCAAGAGCCGGACGTTAGGGCAGCGCTACCTGATCCAGCGGGCCATCGAACCGGCTTGCTGGAAGGGGCGCATCTATGACCTGCGCGTCCTGGTCCAGCGGGAGATGCGCGGGCAATGGGAGGTCACTGGGGGCAGCGCGCGGGTGACGGGCAATGGGATCACCTGCAACCTGCACACCGGCGCCAGCGCCGCGCCGCTTTCGGAGGCGCTGGCAGAGAGCGGTGTTGAGGTGACGGCGGAACAGGTTTTTGCGCTGTCCCTGCGCATCGCCCACGCCCTGTCCCGCCACTACCCGGGACTGGCGGAACTAGGGCTCGACTTCCTGGTTGATCGCGAAGGCAGGGTATGGTTTTTAGAAGCCAATTCACGCCCCGGGCGGAGCATCTTCAGTCGCATCGGCGACTTGCAAGGGCGCCTCACGGCGGTCCGCCGGCCCTTGGAGTATGCGCGGTATCTGGCAGGGAAAGAGGCCGGGTGAGAGCATGGGCACCATCTACCTGACGGCCCACCAGGCCGGGACAATCGGCGTCGAAGCGGGGAAAGCAGTCCTCATCCGCGCCGGCGTGCTCTCCTGGCAGGCAAATGTCCGTGTCGTTTCAACCAAACTGCAGTCCCCGCTCGCTCCGGGCGTGCTGTCCGGCCTGCACTGGCCTGCCGATCTACCCTATCAACTCACCTACTCGAAAGAGGAGCAGGCCTTTGTCGCCGGTCCTCTGCTCGGTATTTTTTCCTACCGTTATCCAAACAAATCCTACCTCTGGTCGTCTCACTTAAAAGAAACCCAGCGCTACGCCCGTGACTTGGGCGTTATTGCTGTCGTTTTTAGTCCTCAGGACATTGATTGGGGGGAGCGGACGGTGACAGGCGTCATCCTCGTCGGTGATGAGTGGCGCAAGAAGACCTTCCCCATCCCCCGGGTCGTCTATAACCGAATTCCTTCGCGAAAGGTAGAGAACCTGCCGGAGGTCATCGACTGCAAAAATCATCTGCTCGAAATACCGGGCCTGATTCTCTTCAACCCCCGCTACCTCGACAAGTGGGAGAC
This region includes:
- a CDS encoding YheC/YheD family endospore coat-associated protein; translation: MGKTMDITLVVFPPKHVDWQRCHVKGYVYDSRRQRWILRRTPIPDVVYDRYIPHDLQTARVISCRRAFQMRGIPIFNPPFGGKYGVYRRLLNDPAIAPHLPETRLLMGERGWSSRLAAWRKVYLKPDKGSKGKGIIRMSLAGEEEVVVEPTGGQRQYLRRKAAWRWLKSRTLGQRYLIQRAIEPACWKGRIYDLRVLVQREMRGQWEVTGGSARVTGNGITCNLHTGASAAPLSEALAESGVEVTAEQVFALSLRIAHALSRHYPGLAELGLDFLVDREGRVWFLEANSRPGRSIFSRIGDLQGRLTAVRRPLEYARYLAGKEAG